One Streptomyces umbrinus genomic window, GTCCCGCCCCTGCCCACCGTCGTCCCCGCACACTGGGTCCAAGCGGTGGGGCCTCCCCCGGCCGCGATGGACATGCCGTACGACGGCATCACCGCAGACGGCGTACTCGACCTGGGCAGCGAGGGAACAGCCGCCATGGCAACCTGCTCCACGGTCAACTTCGAGCTGCGCTCGGCGGCCGAACAGCAGGGCCTGACCGCGGCGTTCGCACGCTGGCTCAACTCCCTGACCGGGCCCACCCAGCTGCTGGTGCGCTGCCACCGCATCGACCTCACCCCGCTCGCCGACACCCTGCACCAGGACGCCGCCGCACTGCCGCACCCCGCGCTCGAACACGCTGCCCGCGCGCACGCCGACTTCCTCGCCGACCTCGCCACCGGCGGCAACCTACTCGGCCGGCAGATCGTGCTGGTCGCCCGCGAAGAAGCCGCCACGCACGGCATGCGGCGGACCTCGGGCGCCGGGCGGGCACTGCAGCGCGTCCACGAGGCCACCCGCGCACTCAACTCCGCCGAGATCACCGTCACCGCCCTGAACGCCGAACAGAGTGCCGACCTGGTCCGTGCGGCGTGCAACCCCGACACCCCGACCCCGTACGACGACGAACCGGAAGGCAACCTGGCATGACCCGACCCCTCTTCAGCCACCGACGACAGGCCAGCGCGGAAGAGCCGGCCGTCGACGGCGCCCTGCTGCTGGATGCGGCCGGTCCCGAGGCCATCGAGGTGCACGCACGCGCCCTCGCCGTGGGCGCGCACCTGGCCACCACACTGGTGGTCACCGGCTACCCGGCCGAAGTCACCGCGGGCTGGCTCGCCCCGCTGCTGAACTTCCCCGGCCACCTCGACCTCGCCCTGCACATCGAACCGGTCCCCAACCCAGTGGCCGCCGCCGGGCTGAAGAAGCAACGCGCCCGGCTGGAATCCGGCCGCCGCACCGGCTACGACAAGGGCCACCTGGACGACCCGGAGGTGGAAGCCGCCGCCGCGGACGCCGCCGACCTCGCCTACCGCATCGCCCGCGGCGAGGGAAAACTCTTCCACGTCGCCCTGTACCTGACCGTGCACGCCCACGACGAGGACACCCTCGCCGAGCAGGCCGCCGCCGTCCGCGCGATCGCCGAGTCCCTGCTCATGACGGTGGCCCCGACCACCTACCGGGCCCTGCCGGGCTGGCTGGCCACCCTCCCGCTCGGCATCGACACGCTCAAGATCCGCCGCACCTTCGACACCGCCGCGCTCGCCGCCTGTTTCCCTTTCACCAGCCCCGACCTGCCCATCGCCACCGGCCACGACGGCGCCGCGTCGGGGGTGCTGTATGGGCTGAACGCCGTCTCCGGCGCTCCCGTCGTCTGGGACCGCTTCGGCCAGGACAACTACAACTCCATCACTCTGGCCCGCTCCGGCGCTGGCAAGTCCTACCTCGCCAAACTCGAGCTGCTGCGGCTGCTGTTCACCGGCGCCACGGCCTCGGTGATCGACCCGGAGGACGAGTACGTGCGCCTCGCCGAGACCGTCGGCGGCAGCGTCATCGCGCTCGGCGCCGACGGCGTACGCCTCAACCCCTTCGATCTCCCGGCCACGGCGGACGGCGGGGAGGACGTCCTGACGCGGCGTGTGCTGTTCCTGCACACCTTCCTCGCAGTCCTGCTGGGCGCCGAGCTTTCCGCGGCCGAGAAGGCGGTCCTCGACCGGGCGGTTCTCGCCGCGTACGCGCACGCCGGGATCACTGCCGACGCCCGCACCTGGACTCGCACTCCGCCCCAACTCGCCGATCTTGCCACGGTGCTGGCCAAGGACGGCAGTCCCACGGCTGTGGATCTCGCCGACCGGCTGGTCCCGTACACCACCGGCTCGCACGCTCAGTTGTTCAACGGTCCCAGTACTGCCGCCATCTGCGGGCACCTGGTGGTGTTCGCGCTGCGGCAATTGCCCGAAGAGGTCAAGGCCCCGGCGATGCTGCTGGCCTTGGACGCGATCTGGCGGCAGGTCACCTCCCGCCCCCAGTCGGGCCGTCACCTCGTGGTGGTCGACGAGGCGTGGCTGCTGATGCGGGACGGGGCCGGCGCCCGGTTCCTGTTCCGCATGGCCAAGGCTGCCCGCAAGTACTGGACGGGCCTGGCTGTGGTCACCCAGGACGCCGACGACGTGCTCGCCTCCGATCTGGGGCGGGCCATCGTGTCGAACGCGGCGACCCAGGTCCTGCTGCGCCAGGCCCCGCAGGCCATCGACACGATCAGCGAGAACTTTCATCTCTGCCACGGCGAGCGGGAGTTCCTGCTCTCCGCGACCCGCGGCGAGGCCCTGCTGCTGACCGGCGACCGCCGCCACAAGGTCGCCCTGATCAGCATCGCGGCACCCGGCGAACACGAAGTGATCACCACGGACCCGGGCGAACTCGCCGCCCAGCACACTGCCCGGCACGTGGACGACGCCCCCGAACCCGATGGCCCTTCCATCGATGATGGCGTCGGCGAGGGGTGGGACCTATGACACCATTCGAGCCGTACGTACGGCTCGCCACAGCCGGGCCGCACGGATGGCTGGTCGACTTCCTCACCCGCCCCGAATCCCTCGGGTCCGCCGCGTTTGGTGCGGCGTTCGGCTGGTGCACTGCGTCCGCGCCCATCCTGATCCCCGCCCTCTTGGTAGCCACAGCCTGTGGATACGCCGCCCGGCGCCGCCTGCTGCGTGCACGGCACCAACGCCTCGCCGACGGCGCCCGCCTGGTGGAGATCCTGACCCCACCGCACGTGGCACCCAAGGGCGGTGAAGTCCTGTGGGCTCAGCTCTCCGGCCTCCTGCGCCCGTGGTGGCGCCGCATCACCACCGGTCAGCCCCACCTCGCCTTCGAGTACACCTGGTCCCACACCGGCCTGCGGATCCGCCTGTGGGTCCCGGGCACGGTGCCGCTCGGCCTGGTGCGCCGCGCGCTGGAGGCCGCCTGGCCCGGCGCCCACACCCGCATCGTCGAGCCCGGCCCTCTGCTGCCAGCGGGGCATGCCGTGACCGCCGGACGGCTGCGACCGGCCCGCCCCGACGTGGTGGCGCTGCGCACCGGCCACGACAGCGACCCGTTGCGCGCACTGCTGCAGGCCGCGACCGGCATGGCGGAGGACGAGTCCGCGTGCGTGCAGATCCTGGCCCGTCCGGCCACCGGCGGCGCGCTGCGCCGCGCCCGCCGCCAGGCCCGCAGTCTGAAGGCCGGACACCCTCCCGCCCGGCTGCCCGCCCTGGCCGCGCTGCTCCTGCACCGCGCCCAGCCCGCCGCCACGGGCAGGCAGGATCCCGAACACGGCGCCGTCGTACGGCAGTCGGCGGCCAAACTCTGCGGCCCTCAGTGGCAGTGCGTCCTCACCTACGCCGCCACCTGCACCCCCGAGCAGGAGCGGGCCCAGGATGCGGCGCGGGGCCGGGCCCACGCGATCGCGTCCGCTTTCGGCCTCTACGCAGACCGTAACCATTTCGCCCGCGCCCGCCTGCTCCGTCCCGAACCGCACCTGAGTGCCCGCCGGTTCCCTTCTGCGCGGCCCGCGCTGCTGTCGGTACCGGAACTCGCCGCGCTCGCCCACCTTCCCCTTGATGCGGACGCCCCGGGCGTGCAGAGGGCCGGTGCCCGCTCCGTCCTGCCGCCCCCACCGGTCCCCGAACCCGCACCCGGGAACGGGGTCAAGCCTGTGGGCCGCTCCGATGTCGGCGCCCGCCGCAGTGTCGGCCTCGCGGTCGCCGACGCCCGCCACCACCTCCATGTCATGGGCGCGACCGGCTCCGGCAAGTCCACCCTCATCGCGAACCTCGCCCTCGACGACGTACGAAACCACCGCGGCGTCATCGTCATCGACCCCAAGGGCGACCTGATCACCGACCTGCTGGACCGCCTGCCCGACACCTGCGCCGACCGGCTCGTCCTCATCGACCCCGACGACCCGCACACCCCGCCCTGTCTGAACGTGCTGGACGGGGCGGACATCGACGTCGTCGTCGACAACCTCACCGGCATCTTCCGCCGGATCTTCAGCGCCTTCTGGGGACCGCGGACCGACGACGTGATGCGCGCCGCCTGCCTGACCCTCCTCAAACACCGCGAACGCACCCGCCAACTGGTCACCCTCGCCGACGTCCCCCGCCTACTCGGCGAAAGCGCCTACCGGCTGCGCATCATCCCCGCCCTCAAGGACCCTGTGCTGCGCGGCTTCTGGGCCTGGTACGAATCAATGTCCGAGCCCTCCCGCGCGGCCGTGATCGGCCCGGTGATGAACAAGCTCCGCGCCTTCCTGCTGCGCGACTTCGCCCGCCGCGCGATCGCCGCCGGCCCCTCCACCTTCGACCTCACCAGCGTCCTCGACGGCGGCATCCTCCTCGCCCGCCTGCCCAAGGGCGCGCTCGGCGAGGAGACCGCCCGACTGCTCGGCTCGTTCATCGTCGCCGGAACCTGGCAGGCCGCAGCCGCCCGCGCCCGCACCCCCGAACACACCCGGATCGACGCAACCTTGAGCATCGACGAGGC contains:
- a CDS encoding PrgI family protein; translation: MTATDDPADTPYATRIPADISRPDRLLGPFTARQTAILTVAGLVLYGGWWATRPFIAPLAYAALVIPVAGALAALALGQREGIGLDRFLLAALAHARTPKRRVHAPEGVPPLPTVVPAHWVQAVGPPPAAMDMPYDGITADGVLDLGSEGTAAMATCSTVNFELRSAAEQQGLTAAFARWLNSLTGPTQLLVRCHRIDLTPLADTLHQDAAALPHPALEHAARAHADFLADLATGGNLLGRQIVLVAREEAATHGMRRTSGAGRALQRVHEATRALNSAEITVTALNAEQSADLVRAACNPDTPTPYDDEPEGNLA
- a CDS encoding VirB4 family type IV secretion system protein, giving the protein MTRPLFSHRRQASAEEPAVDGALLLDAAGPEAIEVHARALAVGAHLATTLVVTGYPAEVTAGWLAPLLNFPGHLDLALHIEPVPNPVAAAGLKKQRARLESGRRTGYDKGHLDDPEVEAAAADAADLAYRIARGEGKLFHVALYLTVHAHDEDTLAEQAAAVRAIAESLLMTVAPTTYRALPGWLATLPLGIDTLKIRRTFDTAALAACFPFTSPDLPIATGHDGAASGVLYGLNAVSGAPVVWDRFGQDNYNSITLARSGAGKSYLAKLELLRLLFTGATASVIDPEDEYVRLAETVGGSVIALGADGVRLNPFDLPATADGGEDVLTRRVLFLHTFLAVLLGAELSAAEKAVLDRAVLAAYAHAGITADARTWTRTPPQLADLATVLAKDGSPTAVDLADRLVPYTTGSHAQLFNGPSTAAICGHLVVFALRQLPEEVKAPAMLLALDAIWRQVTSRPQSGRHLVVVDEAWLLMRDGAGARFLFRMAKAARKYWTGLAVVTQDADDVLASDLGRAIVSNAATQVLLRQAPQAIDTISENFHLCHGEREFLLSATRGEALLLTGDRRHKVALISIAAPGEHEVITTDPGELAAQHTARHVDDAPEPDGPSIDDGVGEGWDL
- a CDS encoding helicase HerA domain-containing protein; translated protein: MTPFEPYVRLATAGPHGWLVDFLTRPESLGSAAFGAAFGWCTASAPILIPALLVATACGYAARRRLLRARHQRLADGARLVEILTPPHVAPKGGEVLWAQLSGLLRPWWRRITTGQPHLAFEYTWSHTGLRIRLWVPGTVPLGLVRRALEAAWPGAHTRIVEPGPLLPAGHAVTAGRLRPARPDVVALRTGHDSDPLRALLQAATGMAEDESACVQILARPATGGALRRARRQARSLKAGHPPARLPALAALLLHRAQPAATGRQDPEHGAVVRQSAAKLCGPQWQCVLTYAATCTPEQERAQDAARGRAHAIASAFGLYADRNHFARARLLRPEPHLSARRFPSARPALLSVPELAALAHLPLDADAPGVQRAGARSVLPPPPVPEPAPGNGVKPVGRSDVGARRSVGLAVADARHHLHVMGATGSGKSTLIANLALDDVRNHRGVIVIDPKGDLITDLLDRLPDTCADRLVLIDPDDPHTPPCLNVLDGADIDVVVDNLTGIFRRIFSAFWGPRTDDVMRAACLTLLKHRERTRQLVTLADVPRLLGESAYRLRIIPALKDPVLRGFWAWYESMSEPSRAAVIGPVMNKLRAFLLRDFARRAIAAGPSTFDLTSVLDGGILLARLPKGALGEETARLLGSFIVAGTWQAAAARARTPEHTRIDATLSIDEAHNFLTLPYPLEDMLAEARGYRLSMLLAHQHLAQLPRDLREGISANARNKVFFNASPEDATSLERHTLPTLAAHDLAHLGPYQAAAHLLAGGAESAAFTLTTRPLPPSVPGRAKDLRAAAASRTGPRPATRP